A region of Nostoc sp. 'Peltigera membranacea cyanobiont' N6 DNA encodes the following proteins:
- a CDS encoding DUF4435 domain-containing protein — MVSSWSKSSKDMFVKSEDIDPISRYKLKLEFSHTIHLLVEGKTDKILFQRLLEEIFDKTNQRLSRDDIFIDSAELLTGFTKVNTRLGNGEKVELFYQQLENESCISKFVGFADREFKDFDISEIIQDKLPEHKVQGRLVWSRGHSIENYFFDVSILRYTLRILSITEWLDDALKTFENLISSTVRLACAVSLASKDLKYIKAVQNSINWQIVEIDDFNVNLRIDDWKQCLIKSQKLNNERVEEIVERYIYWYSIIKTTDFSVIRWVCHGHIGINTIWAVYIRCVYEVCRKKFQVDLANASLDSADIEEIRKEAARKEANKLHEKIQEEIITHICGCHWASKIIGNQFDYPLKVLTLLGIHLP; from the coding sequence ATGGTTTCTTCTTGGTCAAAGTCTTCTAAAGATATGTTTGTTAAATCTGAAGATATCGATCCTATATCTCGGTATAAATTGAAACTAGAATTTAGCCATACAATACATTTATTAGTAGAAGGAAAAACAGATAAAATATTATTTCAGCGATTACTTGAAGAAATATTTGATAAAACAAATCAAAGATTATCCAGAGATGATATATTTATTGATAGCGCCGAATTACTAACTGGCTTTACTAAGGTTAACACCAGATTAGGTAATGGAGAAAAAGTAGAATTATTTTATCAACAGCTTGAGAATGAATCTTGTATAAGTAAGTTTGTTGGATTTGCAGATAGGGAATTTAAAGATTTTGATATTTCTGAAATAATTCAAGACAAGCTTCCTGAACATAAAGTTCAAGGAAGACTTGTATGGTCAAGAGGACATTCTATCGAAAATTATTTTTTCGATGTTTCTATTCTTCGCTATACCCTTAGAATTTTATCTATTACAGAATGGCTCGATGATGCCCTAAAAACATTTGAAAATCTTATATCTTCAACTGTCCGTTTAGCTTGTGCTGTTAGTCTTGCATCTAAAGACTTAAAGTATATTAAAGCAGTCCAAAATAGTATTAATTGGCAAATAGTAGAAATAGATGATTTCAACGTAAATTTAAGAATAGATGATTGGAAACAGTGTCTTATTAAAAGTCAGAAATTAAATAATGAGCGAGTAGAAGAAATAGTTGAAAGATACATATACTGGTATTCAATAATTAAAACTACAGATTTTAGTGTTATTAGATGGGTATGCCACGGACATATTGGAATTAACACTATTTGGGCAGTATATATTCGTTGTGTATATGAAGTGTGTCGCAAAAAATTTCAAGTGGATCTAGCTAACGCATCTCTAGACTCTGCGGATATAGAGGAAATCAGAAAAGAGGCAGCCAGAAAAGAAGCAAATAAACTACATGAAAAAATTCAGGAAGAAATTATAACTCATATTTGTGGTTGTCACTGGGCTAGCAAGATAATAGGTAATCAATTTGATTATCCATTGAAAGTTCTCACACTTCTAGGTATTCACCTTCCATAA
- the csm5 gene encoding type III-A CRISPR-associated RAMP protein Csm5: MLASIALKKPEVYESKKIQLTSPILHIGSSVSRLNPFEYVQTSKKVYLPNQEALAKALHKKGGRYLNDYIQAISDRQDISNLLKDAFGEQWWTTTDTNGELIFPKNAISQKLTDDRITDLRPMIRNGMGQLYIPGSSIKGAIRTAIAYYLLKHGDRYNVPQNQKVSEIEKKLRGRLGELGNKHKQKSADDDLFMDTLFSEYTLIYQDKRYNGSSQNTDFLRALSVSDCAPLIEGKINTKKGQSIPINLPIVAEVIVSSRFPDYLAKYRASLYVEMVRNIQTTFTLTLDTEMLSWFQHKQGMKLPFHNLDELIQICQEFSQEQWDYEHDYWNDIENNPRAAGRNLDFNSIRQFYEPEKCPFSLRLGWGTGMTGTTVGLLFDDELRVDIRDTCGLKAPQFEAPKSRRTVVNPNGEIKFVLGWVKFK, translated from the coding sequence ATGCTTGCTTCTATTGCCCTCAAAAAGCCCGAAGTTTACGAGTCAAAAAAGATACAGCTAACTAGCCCTATCTTGCATATTGGTTCGTCTGTATCGAGGTTAAACCCCTTTGAATACGTGCAAACATCGAAAAAAGTCTACCTTCCTAACCAAGAAGCCCTTGCTAAAGCCCTTCATAAGAAAGGTGGTAGATATCTCAATGACTACATCCAAGCAATTAGCGATCGCCAAGATATCAGCAACCTACTCAAAGATGCGTTTGGGGAACAGTGGTGGACTACGACTGATACCAACGGCGAGTTAATTTTCCCTAAAAACGCCATTAGCCAAAAGCTGACAGACGATCGCATCACCGATTTGCGCCCCATGATTCGCAACGGGATGGGACAGCTATATATACCCGGTTCTTCGATTAAAGGGGCAATTAGAACTGCGATCGCATATTACTTGCTCAAACATGGCGATCGCTATAACGTCCCTCAAAATCAAAAAGTGAGTGAAATTGAGAAAAAATTACGCGGTAGATTAGGAGAACTCGGTAATAAACACAAGCAAAAATCTGCCGATGATGACCTTTTTATGGATACTCTATTCTCAGAGTACACTCTTATATATCAAGATAAAAGATATAACGGTAGTAGTCAAAACACTGATTTTCTCAGAGCGTTGAGCGTCAGTGATTGCGCTCCTCTAATTGAAGGTAAGATTAATACTAAAAAAGGACAATCAATCCCTATTAACTTACCCATTGTTGCCGAAGTCATAGTATCCAGTCGCTTTCCAGATTATCTCGCAAAATATAGAGCATCTCTTTATGTTGAAATGGTACGAAATATCCAGACAACATTTACCCTGACACTCGATACAGAAATGCTCTCTTGGTTCCAACACAAACAAGGAATGAAATTACCATTTCACAATCTAGACGAACTTATCCAAATCTGCCAGGAATTTAGCCAAGAACAATGGGATTATGAACACGATTACTGGAATGATATCGAAAATAATCCTCGTGCAGCAGGAAGAAACTTAGATTTTAATTCTATTCGCCAATTTTATGAACCTGAAAAATGTCCCTTTAGTCTGCGATTAGGTTGGGGTACTGGAATGACAGGAACAACGGTAGGTTTATTATTTGACGATGAATTACGAGTAGATATCCGCGATACCTGTGGGTTAAAAGCACCGCAATTTGAAGCACCTAAATCTCGTCGTACTGTAGTTAATCCCAATGGAGAAATTAAGTTTGTACTGGGATGGGTGAAATTTAAATAA
- the cas6 gene encoding CRISPR system precrRNA processing endoribonuclease RAMP protein Cas6, translated as MLIHSTWILTVSEPTILPRSYNLELVKILHNQIGLQIGSEKIPSTSFSGICGHFFTKQDFIAFEPQEFYHLSLSGLKEDSSKAIAGLNLNEYLEFLGAKFNIINREDKITSYEELYTKLVANEPEPVRRFDLQFTTPTAFGQSSGSLPLPLPSLMFHSWLERWNNFAPVYLGGDELITYLNNALFIKHHRIQTRNVQIYKGYINGFMGEVTLQIFNRADSLLANVADLLVQYAEFAGTGMKTRLGMGQTIVNINN; from the coding sequence ATGCTAATTCATTCAACTTGGATATTAACCGTATCTGAACCAACTATCCTACCGCGTTCTTACAATTTAGAACTCGTCAAAATATTACATAATCAAATAGGATTACAAATTGGCAGTGAAAAAATTCCTTCCACATCATTTTCTGGAATATGCGGTCATTTTTTCACAAAACAGGATTTTATCGCTTTTGAACCCCAAGAATTTTATCACCTATCTTTATCTGGATTAAAAGAAGACTCAAGTAAAGCTATTGCTGGACTAAATCTCAACGAATACCTGGAATTCCTTGGTGCTAAATTTAATATTATCAACCGTGAAGATAAAATTACCAGCTACGAAGAACTTTATACTAAATTAGTCGCAAACGAACCTGAGCCAGTACGTCGATTTGATTTGCAATTTACAACTCCAACAGCCTTTGGACAATCTAGTGGTAGCCTACCTTTACCGTTACCTTCTTTAATGTTCCACAGTTGGTTGGAACGCTGGAATAATTTTGCTCCAGTTTATCTAGGTGGTGACGAACTAATCACTTATTTAAATAATGCCTTATTTATTAAACATCATCGAATCCAAACACGCAATGTCCAAATATATAAGGGGTATATAAATGGATTTATGGGCGAAGTAACGCTGCAAATCTTTAATCGTGCTGATTCTTTGCTTGCAAATGTAGCTGATTTACTAGTTCAATATGCCGAATTTGCAGGAACTGGGATGAAAACAAGATTAGGAATGGGACAGACAATAGTAAACATAAATAATTAA
- a CDS encoding AAA family ATPase — MSKCITRIEVNGFYNRFDIAHDFQSGINIIHGLNGTGKTTLIHIIANLINGDYYRFLYIPFFKIEAWFNDGNKVVIKNNDFSTLPEYSQPEHSIRICINDDRRGILINERYADFENEKILDQEQASAILLKTYTVNKVILPSAYFPAFRTMIEAWKTADTNSGEAFLSKSTNLSRKLFGQFTPSLNYPTPVDIENAINNEIQEIEKEILNIDKELMSQMYIDTLYIFSIDYPITQAKDNNSIIENIESIFEEILKYPIYINSLSATKIYYKIKDLLTSNSFNVNSSEFIKSLSFFTEVLKKIEESLRKKFADMERYLSSVNDFLENKKLEVSKDMFNTKNTFIQVKFNDNSIISGLGALSSGERQVATMLYAATHMSQEQVVLIDEPEISLHIDWQRLLLKKMSEQLPNPQIIVCTHSPFIAEEYADNLKELELKVSDKYSWIYQDEQNHEDNNDDEIFNE; from the coding sequence ATGTCAAAATGTATAACAAGAATAGAAGTTAATGGTTTTTATAATCGTTTTGATATTGCACATGATTTTCAATCCGGGATTAATATTATTCACGGGTTAAATGGTACTGGAAAAACAACCTTAATTCATATAATCGCCAATCTTATTAACGGAGATTATTATCGTTTTTTATATATACCTTTTTTTAAAATAGAAGCATGGTTTAATGATGGCAATAAAGTTGTTATTAAAAACAATGATTTTAGTACTTTACCGGAATATTCACAGCCAGAACATTCGATAAGAATATGTATAAATGATGACAGACGAGGTATTTTAATAAATGAAAGATATGCTGATTTTGAAAATGAAAAAATTCTAGATCAAGAACAAGCCTCAGCAATATTACTTAAAACATACACTGTAAATAAAGTTATTTTGCCATCAGCGTATTTTCCGGCTTTTAGAACAATGATAGAAGCTTGGAAGACCGCAGATACTAATAGTGGAGAAGCATTTTTAAGTAAATCCACTAATCTATCCCGCAAATTATTTGGTCAGTTTACACCTAGCTTAAATTATCCAACGCCTGTAGATATTGAAAATGCAATTAATAATGAAATTCAAGAAATTGAAAAAGAAATTTTGAACATAGATAAGGAGCTTATGTCGCAAATGTATATAGATACACTTTATATTTTTTCAATAGACTATCCAATTACACAGGCAAAAGATAATAATAGTATTATTGAAAACATTGAATCAATTTTTGAAGAAATCTTAAAATACCCCATCTATATAAACTCTTTATCGGCCACCAAAATATACTATAAAATTAAAGACTTATTAACATCAAATAGTTTTAATGTTAATAGCAGTGAATTCATAAAATCTTTATCATTTTTCACAGAAGTACTCAAAAAAATAGAAGAAAGTCTTAGGAAAAAATTTGCAGATATGGAAAGATATCTATCATCAGTTAATGACTTTTTAGAAAATAAAAAGCTAGAAGTTTCTAAAGATATGTTTAATACAAAAAATACATTTATTCAAGTGAAATTTAATGATAACTCTATTATTTCAGGTCTAGGAGCTTTATCATCTGGAGAACGTCAAGTTGCTACTATGTTATACGCTGCTACACACATGAGCCAGGAGCAAGTAGTACTAATTGACGAACCAGAAATATCACTTCATATCGACTGGCAACGGCTATTACTAAAAAAAATGTCAGAACAGCTTCCGAATCCACAAATTATTGTTTGTACACACTCTCCATTTATTGCAGAAGAATATGCTGATAACTTAAAAGAATTAGAGTTAAAAGTAAGTGATAAATACTCATGGATATATCAAGATGAACAAAACCATGAAGATAATAATGATGATGAGATTTTTAATGAATAA
- a CDS encoding NAD(P)-dependent alcohol dehydrogenase: MKAMVIRRYGAAEVLQYEDVEQPKIEPTQLLVKVRASSVNPIDWKIRQGMLSLIVGNKFPKILGFDVAGEVVAVGSGVTRFKPGDAIYGSTSFPGGGYAEFAAVPESVVVLKPTNLSYEEAAAVPLAALTALQALRDQGNIQTGQSVLINGAAGGVGIFAVQIAKALGAVVTGVSSTKNLDLVKSLGADRVIDYTQQDFAEDTAQYDIIFDAVGKRSLSETKKVLKPNGVYITTVPSPQVFLESVLTVLLPGQKAKFLFEKPNAKDLLFLKELIEGGKIRAVIDRTYPLQELAAAHSYSETGRAVGKIAIAVSS; encoded by the coding sequence ATGAAAGCAATGGTTATCCGTCGGTATGGCGCGGCTGAGGTGTTGCAGTATGAAGATGTGGAACAGCCGAAAATTGAGCCAACGCAGTTACTTGTGAAAGTCCGTGCTAGTAGCGTTAATCCCATTGATTGGAAAATTCGCCAAGGGATGTTGAGCTTGATTGTCGGCAACAAATTTCCGAAGATTCTGGGGTTTGATGTGGCGGGAGAAGTCGTAGCCGTTGGCTCTGGTGTCACCCGTTTTAAACCAGGAGATGCTATTTATGGCAGTACTAGCTTCCCTGGAGGAGGTTATGCCGAATTTGCAGCTGTTCCAGAAAGTGTGGTGGTTCTCAAACCAACGAACTTATCTTATGAAGAAGCTGCGGCTGTGCCTTTAGCAGCACTCACGGCTCTGCAAGCACTGCGAGATCAAGGAAATATTCAAACAGGACAAAGTGTCTTGATTAATGGTGCTGCGGGCGGTGTAGGGATTTTTGCGGTGCAAATTGCTAAGGCTTTAGGGGCAGTGGTGACGGGAGTTAGCAGTACCAAAAATTTGGATTTGGTGAAATCTTTGGGAGCAGACCGCGTGATTGATTATACACAGCAAGATTTTGCCGAAGATACAGCGCAGTATGACATTATCTTTGATGCAGTGGGTAAGCGATCGCTCTCAGAAACCAAAAAAGTCCTCAAACCCAACGGTGTTTACATCACCACCGTACCCAGCCCTCAAGTCTTTTTAGAGAGCGTTTTAACAGTGTTGCTTCCCGGTCAAAAAGCGAAATTTCTCTTTGAGAAGCCTAACGCCAAAGACTTGCTTTTTCTCAAAGAATTGATTGAAGGGGGTAAAATTCGTGCAGTAATCGATCGCACATATCCCTTACAAGAACTAGCGGCGGCTCATAGTTATAGCGAAACTGGGCGGGCAGTGGGGAAAATTGCGATCGCAGTTTCTAGTTGA
- the nifB gene encoding nitrogenase cofactor biosynthesis protein NifB — protein MTSPSTRLLNSNATESTTQAKSGGCGCDSPSSATVERDQKLEERIAKHPCYSEDAHHHYARLHVAVAPACNIQCNYCNRKYDCANESRPGVVSELLTPEQAAHKALVIGGKIPQMTVVGIAGPGDPLANPEKTFRTFELIAAQAPDIKLCLSTNGLMLPDYIDRIKQLNIDHVTITINMVDPEIGALIYPWVHYRRKRYRGLEGAKILHERQMEGLQALKDADILCKVNSVMIPGINDHHLVEVNRVIREKGAFLHNIMPLISAPEHGTHFGLIGQRGPTPKELKEVQDNCSGNMKMMRHCRQCRADAVGLLGEDRSQEFSKEKFLEMTPEYDMEKRQEVHDGIEKFKEELKVAKNKALAGKKFANSPKILVAVATKGGGLVNQHFGHAKEFQIYEVDGNDARFVSHRKIDQYCQGGYGEEASFEHIMKAIADCKAVLVSKIGNSPQEKLQQAGIQSVEAYDVIEKVALEFYEQYVKELGN, from the coding sequence ATGACATCACCGTCTACACGACTCCTCAACTCCAACGCTACGGAATCGACAACCCAAGCAAAATCCGGTGGTTGCGGCTGCGACAGCCCCAGCAGCGCCACCGTGGAAAGGGATCAAAAGCTCGAAGAACGCATTGCTAAACATCCCTGCTACAGCGAAGACGCTCATCACCACTATGCCCGGTTGCACGTTGCAGTTGCACCAGCTTGCAACATCCAATGCAACTATTGCAACCGCAAATATGATTGCGCTAACGAAAGCCGTCCTGGAGTAGTTAGCGAATTGCTAACACCAGAACAAGCAGCACACAAAGCTTTGGTCATTGGTGGCAAGATTCCCCAAATGACAGTTGTGGGAATTGCCGGCCCTGGCGACCCTCTGGCGAACCCAGAAAAGACTTTCCGCACATTTGAGTTGATTGCAGCCCAAGCACCAGACATTAAGCTGTGTTTATCAACCAATGGTTTAATGCTGCCAGACTACATCGATCGCATTAAACAATTAAATATAGATCACGTGACGATCACCATTAACATGGTAGATCCAGAGATCGGTGCATTGATTTATCCTTGGGTTCACTACAGACGCAAGCGTTATAGAGGTCTTGAAGGTGCAAAAATCCTCCACGAAAGACAGATGGAAGGATTGCAAGCCCTGAAAGATGCTGACATCTTGTGCAAAGTTAACTCCGTGATGATTCCCGGAATTAATGACCATCACTTAGTTGAAGTGAATCGAGTCATTCGTGAGAAAGGTGCATTCTTGCACAACATCATGCCATTGATTTCTGCACCAGAACATGGCACACACTTCGGTTTAATCGGTCAACGCGGCCCTACACCCAAAGAACTCAAAGAAGTTCAAGACAACTGCTCTGGTAACATGAAAATGATGCGCCACTGTCGCCAGTGCCGCGCCGATGCAGTAGGATTGTTGGGAGAAGACCGCAGCCAGGAATTTTCCAAAGAGAAATTCTTGGAAATGACTCCAGAATATGACATGGAGAAACGTCAAGAAGTTCATGACGGGATTGAGAAGTTTAAAGAAGAACTTAAAGTAGCCAAAAACAAGGCGCTTGCCGGCAAGAAATTTGCCAACAGTCCAAAAATCCTCGTTGCAGTAGCAACTAAAGGCGGCGGATTGGTTAACCAACACTTCGGTCATGCCAAAGAATTCCAAATTTACGAAGTGGATGGAAACGATGCTCGCTTTGTCAGCCATCGTAAAATTGACCAATACTGCCAAGGTGGATACGGCGAAGAAGCTTCCTTTGAGCATATTATGAAAGCGATCGCAGATTGCAAAGCAGTTTTAGTCTCCAAGATTGGTAACAGTCCTCAAGAAAAATTGCAACAAGCTGGAATACAGTCTGTTGAAGCTTACGACGTGATTGAGAAGGTTGCTTTAGAGTTTTACGAGCAATACGTTAAGGAATTAGGTAATTAG
- a CDS encoding PQQ-dependent sugar dehydrogenase, with translation MFALNPTQMLGRILSASLVSLMSLEFVPTAAFASPPAASVDTQIKVPSTMTSSPFNANRYLKVPPNFSISVYARIQNARFMAIAPNGDLLVSQPNTGKVLIVRPNGSKDPIISDFATGLRRPHDIVFHQIDNTTYVYISETNQINRFIYNSGDLTAKNRQIIITGLPDSSTSELKGAYGHELKNIALDGNHKLYVSIASTCNACKEDTVSNPKRGAIYQYDANGTNQRLFAQGLRNAEGLAFLPGTNDLWVVVNNRDNIAYPFNDSTGNYGKVIPSYVDNHPPEEFTRVRDGGNYGWPFCNPNPDTLNGFNNMPFDRDYQFNANGDVNCNAIDRIDKGIPAHSAPLGLSFLQNTNFPSLYSSGAVVGLHGSWNREKKTGYKIAYFPWNSTTKTLEEEIDLVSGWLVPATQEVWGRPVDMVVDRQGNLLISDDYSGTIYKLAYNAPSTPSSEVKVYTEPNFAGVSQSFPTTPGVYKANKGDLNVVGNDTISSLSVPPGTVVRVCQNETGGLCREFGAGDYKSLGDVDNIISLIEVNPSSGVKVYTEPNFAGVSQTFPTTPGVYKANEGDLSVVGNDTISSLSVPPGTVVRVCQNETGGRCREFGAGDYQSLGDVDNIISFIEVK, from the coding sequence ATGTTTGCTTTAAACCCAACACAGATGCTCGGACGCATACTATCCGCATCACTAGTTAGTCTCATGTCCTTAGAATTTGTTCCCACCGCAGCCTTTGCCAGTCCGCCTGCTGCGTCTGTTGACACCCAGATAAAAGTGCCTAGTACAATGACCTCTTCGCCTTTTAATGCTAACCGTTACTTAAAAGTGCCCCCCAACTTCTCCATATCTGTTTATGCTCGCATTCAGAATGCTCGCTTTATGGCAATTGCTCCCAATGGGGATCTTCTAGTGTCACAGCCCAATACGGGTAAAGTGTTAATTGTCCGGCCAAATGGCAGCAAAGACCCGATTATTTCCGACTTTGCGACGGGTCTACGCAGGCCACACGACATTGTGTTTCATCAGATTGATAACACCACATACGTTTATATCTCCGAGACTAATCAAATTAACCGCTTCATCTACAACTCTGGAGACTTAACCGCAAAAAATCGTCAAATCATTATAACTGGCTTACCAGATAGCAGCACATCAGAACTCAAAGGCGCTTATGGTCACGAACTGAAAAATATTGCCCTTGATGGCAATCACAAACTGTATGTGTCCATCGCTTCCACATGCAATGCCTGCAAGGAAGATACTGTCAGTAACCCAAAGCGTGGTGCAATTTACCAGTACGACGCTAATGGAACCAATCAGCGACTTTTTGCCCAAGGTTTACGTAACGCCGAAGGGTTAGCATTCTTACCCGGCACAAATGACCTTTGGGTAGTTGTTAATAATCGAGATAACATCGCCTATCCCTTCAACGATAGCACTGGTAATTACGGGAAAGTTATCCCTTCCTACGTAGACAACCACCCACCAGAGGAGTTCACAAGAGTCCGAGATGGCGGTAACTACGGTTGGCCATTCTGTAACCCCAATCCTGATACATTAAATGGCTTCAACAACATGCCCTTTGACCGCGACTATCAGTTCAATGCTAATGGAGATGTTAATTGCAATGCAATAGACAGGATTGACAAGGGTATCCCAGCCCATTCGGCTCCCTTGGGACTATCATTCTTACAAAATACCAACTTTCCCAGCCTATACTCAAGTGGGGCAGTAGTGGGGCTGCATGGTTCATGGAATCGGGAGAAGAAAACGGGCTACAAAATAGCTTACTTTCCGTGGAACAGTACAACAAAGACACTAGAAGAGGAGATAGATTTAGTCAGTGGTTGGCTAGTTCCAGCAACACAAGAAGTCTGGGGGCGACCTGTGGATATGGTAGTCGATCGGCAAGGTAATTTGTTAATTTCAGATGACTACAGTGGCACTATCTACAAGCTCGCTTACAATGCCCCCTCTACACCGTCATCAGAAGTTAAGGTCTACACAGAACCTAATTTTGCTGGAGTTTCCCAGTCTTTTCCGACAACTCCAGGAGTATACAAAGCCAATAAAGGTGACTTAAATGTTGTGGGGAATGACACTATTAGCTCATTAAGTGTACCACCAGGTACAGTGGTACGTGTATGCCAAAATGAAACTGGTGGTCTATGCCGTGAGTTCGGTGCTGGTGATTATAAATCCCTGGGAGACGTGGATAACATCATCTCGTTGATAGAAGTTAATCCGTCATCAGGGGTTAAGGTCTACACAGAACCTAATTTTGCTGGAGTTTCCCAGACTTTTCCGACAACTCCAGGAGTATACAAAGCCAATGAAGGTGACTTAAGTGTTGTGGGGAATGACACTATTAGCTCATTAAGCGTACCACCAGGTACCGTAGTACGTGTATGCCAAAATGAAACTGGTGGTCGATGCCGTGAGTTCGGTGCTGGTGATTATCAATCCCTGGGAGACGTGGATAACATCATCTCGTTTATAGAGGTGAAGTAG
- the csx2 gene encoding TIGR02221 family CRISPR-associated protein has protein sequence MKAISFLGFNKRGYQETTYLNPLQKGEYKTKFVQEALVEFYKPETLYILLTDTAENGIPDNETESTWKTLQNKLAEKVNLKPIYNVPEGHTTDDIWKLFGMLTDCLQDEDCVLFDITNGFRSLPVLALIAVSYLRVVRKVKIKGLIYGAFDAKDSDNKTPIFDLLPIVSLLEWTSATDLFIKTGNGELLSNLLQSSETRTQNLAASIEGIAQGLQLLRPMDVMREAAILPDRINAAAPSVSISIPQFAALLGRVEKDYSAFGLQNPTDYQNYPQSSLLRQLKMVEWYAAKGQTVQALSMAREWLPSLVCYHFKLDPLDKQNRDEMELLLNGGKIKDKDGNTVRESVYLDNWSKFPKQKKKPLNKLWGGEFNLANLRNDVLHAGFRKNPKNAQEILEQTKKIIKELQNVAEQWNLQDESV, from the coding sequence ATGAAAGCAATTTCGTTTCTTGGTTTTAACAAAAGAGGGTATCAAGAAACTACTTACCTCAATCCTCTTCAAAAAGGGGAATATAAAACAAAATTTGTACAAGAAGCGTTGGTTGAATTTTACAAACCTGAAACGCTTTATATTTTGCTAACAGATACTGCTGAAAATGGTATTCCAGATAATGAGACTGAATCCACTTGGAAAACCTTACAAAATAAGTTGGCTGAGAAAGTTAATTTAAAACCTATATACAATGTACCTGAAGGACATACCACTGATGATATTTGGAAGTTATTTGGAATGTTAACAGATTGTTTGCAGGATGAAGACTGTGTATTGTTTGATATAACCAACGGTTTTCGTTCTTTACCTGTGTTAGCACTCATCGCTGTTAGTTATTTACGAGTAGTTCGTAAAGTAAAAATAAAAGGCTTAATTTATGGTGCTTTTGATGCAAAAGACTCTGATAATAAAACACCAATATTTGACCTTTTACCAATAGTTAGTTTATTGGAATGGACAAGTGCTACCGACTTATTTATTAAAACAGGTAATGGAGAATTACTATCAAATTTACTACAAAGTAGCGAAACAAGAACACAAAATTTAGCAGCAAGTATTGAAGGTATCGCGCAAGGGTTACAACTTTTACGTCCAATGGATGTTATGCGAGAAGCTGCTATATTACCCGATCGCATTAATGCTGCTGCACCCTCAGTTTCTATCTCAATACCGCAATTTGCTGCATTACTTGGACGTGTGGAAAAAGATTACAGCGCTTTTGGGTTGCAAAACCCAACTGATTACCAAAATTACCCGCAATCATCCCTATTGCGACAATTAAAGATGGTAGAGTGGTACGCAGCCAAAGGACAAACTGTTCAAGCTTTATCTATGGCGCGAGAGTGGCTACCTTCTCTAGTGTGCTACCACTTTAAATTAGATCCTTTGGATAAACAAAATCGAGATGAAATGGAACTTTTGTTAAATGGAGGCAAAATCAAGGATAAGGATGGTAACACAGTTAGAGAATCAGTATATTTAGATAATTGGTCTAAATTTCCCAAGCAGAAGAAAAAGCCGTTAAACAAACTTTGGGGTGGCGAATTCAATTTAGCTAATCTACGTAACGATGTTTTACACGCAGGTTTTCGGAAAAATCCTAAAAATGCACAAGAGATTTTGGAACAGACAAAAAAAATCATCAAAGAACTACAAAATGTAGCTGAACAGTGGAATTTACAAGATGAATCTGTTTAA
- a CDS encoding 4Fe-4S binding protein, with protein MAYKILTSQCISCNLCLTVCPTNAVKVVDGQHWIDPELCTNCIGSIHTMPQCKAGCPTCNGCVKQPSDYWEGWFADYNRVVAKLTNKQDYWERWFNCYS; from the coding sequence ATGGCTTACAAAATTCTTACTAGCCAGTGTATTTCCTGCAATCTGTGTCTAACGGTATGTCCGACAAATGCAGTCAAAGTGGTTGACGGACAGCACTGGATTGACCCTGAACTTTGTACAAACTGTATTGGTAGTATTCATACCATGCCTCAGTGTAAAGCTGGTTGTCCCACCTGCAACGGTTGCGTCAAGCAGCCTAGCGATTATTGGGAAGGCTGGTTCGCCGATTACAACCGCGTAGTTGCTAAATTAACAAATAAACAAGATTACTGGGAACGTTGGTTTAACTGCTATTCATAG